The following DNA comes from Gammaproteobacteria bacterium.
GCACCCGGTATATGACCTTCCTGAAAACTCCTCAGTCCGGCACCAGGGTCGGTCAGGGTGAAGCGACAATCGATAACAACCCAGTCCGGATCGTCGAGATGTGCAGCCAGGTCGCTGGTGCTGACAAGCGTGGTAAAACTCATATCTATCCACCCATACTTCTTGGTTCTGGTTCGACAACAAGATTACGCATTGCACTCACAAACCAAAACCGGCGCCTGGGCGCCGGTTCGGTGGCAGTGGCCTAGTAGCCACCCTTGCGACGAGATTCAGGCAGACCGCCGATACGGCCACCTTGCTTGCTCGGATCACGCGGGAACAGATCATAAAGATCTTTCTGCGCCAGTTTGGCACCCCACTTGTCACCCATGGCTTTCATGATGTTACGGGTGTTAGGTTGATTACCATTGTTGTTGATGAATTCATCACGCAGGTAGTTGATCAGGTCCCAGTGTTTTTCAGTCAACTCAATGCCTTCTTCCTTGGCGATCACTTCTGCCAGGGCTTCAGTCCATTCATTGTGGTCAACCAAAAAGCCATTGGCCGTGGTTTCGAAGGTTTTTCCGTCAATTTCAATAGCCATCGTCTTTCCTCTATCTTTTAGCTAAACACAGAAATCTTTCTCGTTGGTCAGGGCGCTACCGCATAACCTGCTCGGGTGACACTTCGTCAATGTCCTTGTGCGCAACAAACAGTCCGCATCCCAGGTGGCGATGCTCACCCAGCCCGCGCTGCTGAAGCGTTACCGATTCGGCAACCGACAGCTTGGCCAACATCAGGCTGCATGTCTGCAATTCGCCGCCAGGGATACGCAAGCGACGCGCTTTGCCCGGCAACATTTTGCGCGGGCGAATACCCATGCCCTGCAAACGGCTTGCGATTCTATCAATAAAATCACCCTCGTTGTCACCCGTTTCGACAACAATGTGACGTGAAAATAACGTTGTGCTGGTGCTCAGATCACGATTTGCGGCCTTAAGCAACGTCATTGGATGTCCGGCAACGTCAAGCGTCTTGCCGAGTAACGCTTCGGCCTCTTCACGGCGATGATCCGGAATGCGCAGCACCAGGCGCGTGCGCCGGGACAAGTGCAATAGCTCATCCGGGTGTTCCGGTCGCATCCAGCCATTACCGGTTTCACTGATCTGAATGGGATGCACGCCAGCACCGGCTTCGTCACGTAACCAGGGCAATTCTGCCAGCAGCGCCTGCCCCAGCGCCCAGGCGTGCTCATTGGGAAGATGTTTGCACTGAATGGTAAACACTAGGTCAATCACATCCTTCGGAACCGTAAAGTCGCCGTCTTGCGGATCTTCTTCCCAGTACATGGACATTTTTGCGTCTCCCGGTCAGTTAACCGGCAAGCGCTCCTGCAGCTGTTCGCGGTCAAACCACCAGTCATCCTGGACCAGCACATCCACGACATTGCGGAAACGCGGTAAAAACAAGGCTGGATCGTGTAATTCCAGCTTGCGGAACCAAAAATCAAATTCATCCTGCTTATCTACCTTGCTATGACGACGGGCAACCGTGCCCAGCAGGTTATTGGTAAAAAACAACAGGTCTTCGCGGGCACGTCCCGGTTGCGTGCGCATATCGGCGATATAATGGGCCACCACGGCCGCCAGCGCGCCGCCGTCCGAATCATCCGGCGTCTCATCAACCACATGCTGAAGCAAGGCAACACTCAGTTCCGGATCTACCGGAAACGTTACCGCCAGCCAGATGCCCTGGCCCAACGCGCTCAGCGCGCCTTCTTCACCGGTATTGAACAGGATGTCGCAGG
Coding sequences within:
- the cas6 gene encoding type I-MYXAN CRISPR-associated protein Cas6/Cmx6 — protein: MSMYWEEDPQDGDFTVPKDVIDLVFTIQCKHLPNEHAWALGQALLAELPWLRDEAGAGVHPIQISETGNGWMRPEHPDELLHLSRRTRLVLRIPDHRREEAEALLGKTLDVAGHPMTLLKAANRDLSTSTTLFSRHIVVETGDNEGDFIDRIASRLQGMGIRPRKMLPGKARRLRIPGGELQTCSLMLAKLSVAESVTLQQRGLGEHRHLGCGLFVAHKDIDEVSPEQVMR
- a CDS encoding TusE/DsrC/DsvC family sulfur relay protein, with product MAIEIDGKTFETTANGFLVDHNEWTEALAEVIAKEEGIELTEKHWDLINYLRDEFINNNGNQPNTRNIMKAMGDKWGAKLAQKDLYDLFPRDPSKQGGRIGGLPESRRKGGY